A genomic window from Punica granatum isolate Tunisia-2019 chromosome 2, ASM765513v2, whole genome shotgun sequence includes:
- the LOC116196134 gene encoding myosin-17-like: MVVANISKVFPKDTEAPPGGVDDMTKLSYLHEPGVLHNLAMRYELNEIYTYTGNILIAVNPFQRLPHLYDTHMMEQYKGAAFGELSPHVFAVADASYRAMINEGKSNSILVSGESGAGKTETTKMLMRYLAYLGGRSGVEGRTVEQQVLESNPVLETFGNAKTVRNNNSSRFGKFVEIQFDKSGRISGAAVRTYLLERSRVCQISDPERNYHCFYLLCAAPPEEREKYKLGSPSSFHYLNQSNCYALDGVNDAEEYLATRRAMDIVGISEEEQEAIFRVVAAILHLGNIEFAKGEEIDSSVIKDDKSRFHLNTTAELLRCDAKSLENALIKRVMVTPEEIITRTLDPVGALGSRDALAKTMYSRLFDWLVDKINNSIGQDPNSKTLIGVLDIYGFESFKLNSFEQFCINFTNEKLQQHFNQHVFKMEQEEYTKEEINWSYIEFVDNQDVLDLIEKKPGGIIALLDEACMFPKSTHETFAQKLYQTFKNNKRFIKPKLSRTSFTLSHYAGEVTYLADLFLDKNKDYVVAEHQDLLTASTCSFVAGLFPPSPEESSKSSKFSSIGSRFKLQLQSLMETLSSTEPHYIRCVKPNNVLKPAIFENLNIIQQLRCGGVLEAIRISCAGYPTRRTFYEFLLRFGVLAPEVLDGNCDDKVACQKILDKMGLKGYQMGKTKVFLRAGQMAELDARRAEVLGNAAKIIQRQTRTYIARREFIAMRKAAIKLQTRWRGKLARILFEQMRREAAAVNIQKNFRRYVSRTSYLSTKSSAVTLQTGLRAMVSHKEFRFRKQTKAAICIQAHFRCHREYSYYQHLQKAALITQCGWRRRVARRELRKLKMAARETGALKEAKDKLEKRVEELSWRLQFEKRLRTDLEEEKAQEAAKFQDALLALQKQLEEANANIVKEREAARKAIEEAPPVIKETPVMVEDTEKINMLTAEVESLKAQLEKERQTMEDERKARADAEVRNSELAKKLEDSDRKLDQLQDSVQRLEEKLSNTESENQVLRQQALTMSPTGKPISGRPKAVFLQSPKTPENGNVINGETKVAPDTILATPIPREPESEEKPQKSLNEKQQENQELLIKCVSQNLGFSGGKPVAASVIYKSLLHWRSFEVERTSIFDRIIQTIAVAIEVPDNNEVLAYWLSNASTLLSLLQHTLKATGAASLTPQRRRTSSASLFGRMSQGLRASPQSPGLSFLNNRGFRRLDDLRQVEAKYPALLFKQQLTAFLEKMYGMIRDNLKKEISPLLGLCIQVPRTSRASLVKGRSQANAVAQQALIAHWQSIVKRLNNYLTIMKTNFVPPFLVRKVFTQIFSFINVQLFNSLLLRRECCSFSNGEYVKSGLSELEQWCVETTEEYVGSAWDELKHIRQAVGFLVLHQKPKKTLNEITKELCPTLSIQQLYRISTMYWDDKYGTHSVSSEVISTMKVMMTEDSNNAVSSSFLLDDDSSIPFSVDDISKSMQQVDITDIDPPLLVRENSGFSFLLPRSE, translated from the exons ATG GTTGTTGCCAATATTTCCAAAGTGTTTCCTAAAGATACAGAAGCTCCTCCTGGAGGTGTAGATGATATGACAAAGCTTTCATATTTGCATGAACCGGGAGTTCTGCATAACTTGGCTATGAGATATGAACTTAACGAAATCTAT ACATACACTGGAAATATCCTCATTGCAGTAAACCCCTTCCAACGATTACCTCATCTATATGATACTCACATGATGGAACAATACAAAGGGGCCGCATTTGGAGAGCTAAGCCCTCATGTTTTTGCAGTTGCAGATGCCTCATACAG GGCAATGATAAATGAAGGGAAGAGCAACTCGATATTGGTTAGTGGAGAAAGTGGTGCTGGAAAAACTGAGACAACAAAGATGCTCATGCGATATCTTGCTTATCTCGGTGGGCGATCAGGTGTAGAAGGGCGGACAGTTGAACAACAAGTGTTGGAA TCTAATCCAGTGCTTGAAACATTTGGGAATGCAAAAACTGTCAGGAACAATAATTCAAG TCGTTTTGGAAAATTTGTTGAGATCCAATTTGACAAGAGTGGGAGGATATCTGGGGCTGCTGTCCGAACCTATTTACTTGAAAGATCTCGTGTTTGCCAAATTTCAGACCCTGAAAGAAACTATCACTGCTTCTACCTTCTCTGTGCAGCACCGCCTGAG GAAAGAGAGAAGTATAAGCTCGGAAGCCCTAGTTCATTCCATTACTTGAACCAATCAAATTGCTATGCCTTGGATGGTGTAAATGATGCTGAGGAATATCTTGCGACCAGAAGGGCAATGGATATAGTAGGAATCAGTGAGGAAGAACAG GAAGCAATTTTCAGGGTAGTAGCTGCAATTCTGCACCTTGGAAATATTGAATTTGCAAAAGGGGAGGAGATAGATTCTTCTGTTATCAAGGATGATAAATCCAGGTTCCACCTAAATACGACAGCTGAGCTGCTCAG ATGCGATGCGAAGAGTTTGGAAAATGCCTTGATTAAGCGTGTCATGGTAACACCTGAGGAGATCATCACAAGGACACTAGATCCTGTCGGTGCTCTTGGCAGCAGGGATGCATTAGCCAAAACCATGTACTCCCGTCTTTTTGATTG GCTTGTTGATAAAATTAACAACTCCATTGGCCAAGACCCAAATTCAAAAACATTGATTGGTGTTCTTGATATTTATGGTTTTGAAAGTTTCAAGCTCAACAG CTTTGAGCAGTTCTGCATCAATTTTACAAACGAGAAATTGCAGCAGCATTTCAATCAg CATGTCTTTAAAATGGAGCAGGAAGAATATACGAAGGAAGAAATTAATTGGAGCTATATAGAGTTTGTTGATAACCAAGATGTGTTAGACCTGATCGAAAAG AAACCTGGAGGAATCATTGCCCTTTTAGATGAAGCCTG CATGTTTCCCAAGTCGACACATGAGACATTTGCCCAGAAGCTGTACCAAACCTTTAAGAACAATAAACGCTTCATCAAACCTAAGCTTTCTCGTACAAGTTTCACTCTATCTCATTATGCTGGAGAG GTCACATATCTGGCTGATTTGTTCCTTGACAAAAACAAAGATTATGTCGTGGCCGAACATCAAGATCTATTGACAGCCTCCACATGTTCCTTTGTGGCTGGGCTTTTTCCTCCATCTCCTGAGGAATCATCGAAGTCATCCAAATTTTCATCTATTGGGTCGCGGTTTAAG TTGCAACTTCAATCTTTAATGGAGACCTTAAGTTCAACAGAACCTCACTATATCAGATGCGTCAAGCCAAACAATGTCCTCAAACCTGCTATTTTTGAGAATTTGAACATCATCCAACAGCTCCGATGTGGT GGTGTCCTCGAGGCTATCAGGATTAGCTGTGCTGGATATCCAACTAGACGAACATTTTATGAGTTTCTTCtacgctttggtgtgcttgcTCCAGAGGTTTTGGATGGAAA CTGTGATGACAAAGTTGCATGCCAGAAAATTTTGGACAAAATGGGACTGAAAGGTTACCAG ATGGGGAAGACAAAAGTTTTCCTACGGGCTGGTCAGATGGCTGAGCTGGATGCTAGAAGAGCAGAAGTGCTTGGCAATGCAGCTAAGATAATTCAGAGGCAAACCCGTACTTATATTGCTCGGAGGGAGTTCATTGCCATGCGCAAGGCTGCTATTAAGTTGCAAACTCGTTGGAGAG GTAAATTGGCACGCATACTATTTGAGCAAATGCGACGTGAAGCAGCTGCTGTAAACATTCAGAAGAATTTCCGCAGATACGTTTCCAGGACATCATACTTGTCTACAAAGTCCTCTGCAGTCACACTGCAGACAGGGTTAAGGGCCATGGTCTCTCACAAGGAATTCAGATTCAGAAAGCAGACTAAGGCTGCAATCTGCATTCAG GCCCACTTCCGCTGCCACAGAGAATATTCATATTACCAACATCTTCAGAAGGCTGCGCTTATTACTCAGTGTGGTTGGAGGCGTAGAGTTGCTCGCAGAGAGCTTAGAAAACTGAAAATG GCTGCAAGGGAGACAGGGGCCCTTAAAGAAGCTAAGGACAAATTAGAGAAGCGTGTCGAAGAACTTTCTTGGCGTTTGCAGTTCGAGAAGAGATTGAGG ACTGATTTGGAAGAGGAGAAGGCACAGGAAGCTGCTAAGTTCCAGGATGCTTTGCTTGCATTGCAGAAGCAATTGGAGGAAGCAAATGCAAACATAGTTAAAGAAAGAGAAGCAGCTCGAAAAGCTATCGAAGAAGCACCCCCAGTCATAAAGGAGACTCCAGTAATGGTGGAAGACACGGAGAAGATTAACATGCTAACGGCAGAAGTTGAGAGCTTGAAG GCTCAGCTGGAAAAAGAGAGACAAACCATGGAAGATGAAAGGAAAGCTCGAGCAGATGCTGAAGTCAGGAATTCAGAGCTTGCTAAAAAGTTGGAGGATTCAGATCGAAAGTTAGATCAGCTACAGGATTCAGTGCAGAG gCTAGAAGAAAAACTATCAAATACAGAATCAGAAAATCAAGTGCTCCGGCAGCAAGCATTGACTATGTCACCCACAGGGAAACCCATATCAGGACGACCTAAGGCCGTTTTTCTTCAG TCGCCGAAGACACCAGAGAATGGAAATGTCATAAATGGAGAAACAAAGGTTGCACCA GATACTATTTTGGCTACGCCAATTCCCCGCGAACCTGAGTCGGAAGAAAAACCACAGAAATCACTCAATGAAAAGCAGCAG GAGAATCAAGAACTGTTGATAAAATGTGTATCCCAAAACTTGGGCTTCTCTGGGGGCAAACCAGTTGCTGCCTCTGTCATATACAAGTCCCTGCTTCATTGGAGGTCATTTGAAGTTGAAAGGACAAGTATTTTTGACCGGATCATCCAAACCATTGCTGTGGCAATAGAA GTTCCTGATAATAATGAAGTACTGGCCTATTGGTTATCTAATGCATCTACTTTGTTGTCGCTACTCCAACACACACTCAAAGCGACAGGAGCAGCTAGCCTGACTCCTCAACGGCGGAGAACTTCATCTGCATCTCTTTTTGGAAGAATGTCACAA GGTCTACGGGCATCTCCCCAAAGTCCGGGGCTTTCATTCCTCAACAACCGTGGCTTCCGCAGACTAGATGACTTGAGGCAAGTCGAGGCCAAGTATCCAGCACTGTTGTTTAAGCAGCAgcttactgctttccttgaAAAAATGTACGGCATGATTAGAGACAACCTAAAGAAGGAGATCTCTCCATTGCTTGGATTATGCATTCAG GTTCCAAGGACATCACGGGCTAGTTTGGTGAAAGGACGGTCCCAGGCTAATGCTGTTGCCCAGCAAGCTTTAATTGCTCACTGGCAAAGCATTGTAAAGAGGCTGAACAACTATCTGACGATAATGAAAACGAACTTT GTACCTCCATTCCTGGTACGTAAAGTGTTCACCCAAatattttcattcataaaCGTTCAGCTGTTTAATAG TCTTCTCTTGCGACGAGAATGCTGCTCATTTAGCAACGGGGAGTATGTGAAATCTGGTTTGTCTGAACTTGAACAGTGGTGTGTCGAAACGACTGAAGAA TATGTAGGCTCTGCTTGGGATGAGTTGAAGCATATCAGGCAGGCTGTCGGATTCCTG GTCTTGCACCAGAAACCCAAAAAGACCTTGAATGAAATCACAAAGGAACTTTGCCCA ACGCTCAGCATACAACAGTTGTATAGAATCAGCACAATGTACTGGGACGACAAGTATGGAACCCACAGTGTTTCTTCAGAA GTTATTTCAACCATGAAAGTCATGATGACAGAAGACTCAAACAATGCTGTTAGCAGTTCTTTCCTCTTGGATGATGATTCGAG CATACCATTTTCTGTGGACGACATATCCAAGTCGATGCAACAAGTAGATATAACCGACATCGATCCTCCTCTGTTGGTTCGTGAGAACTCTGGGTTCAGCTTCTTGCTGCCACGTTCGGAATAA
- the LOC116196135 gene encoding ankyrin repeat-containing protein ITN1-like, with protein MESNSLEREREREGLHFREGQRQSRAMESKLSDAARTGDVPTLLDLLRQDPLILDKVTVLCLSETPLHTAALLGHVKFVQELLNRLPELAIELDYDGNSPLHLASAKGHVEVVKDLLRVSPTMGKVRNLDGWTPLHVAAIKGRAEVVAQIVRDVPELSGVLTDRSETVMHLCVLKSRREALKMVAGEIIRKGGDSDHQLVNWRDSDGNTALHIAVAKRHVEIVKFLLTIPGLNVNLQNKSGSTPLDILIHSPRELDDLEIQDSLITADASSAKETHSISSRAYHPYDNPIGCPETSKSPSPILQKGGSLAKKLSQPKHKHGTDWLGRKKSALMVVASLIATVAFQAAITPPGGVWQDDLTMDANGVAVKNPHRAGAAIMAYNQKKEYGLYMIFNTIAFLASLSIILLLVSGLPMNKKRWMWVQMAIMWIAITAQVITYFLALRHMSPDDAEKRLRDVTEISMLAWLCLVIVVLLGNIARMNLWILRKYGLLKGKEEKPSATLGAGGDHEREGEEV; from the exons ATGGAGTCCAATtctctagagagagagagagaaagagaaggttTACACTTCAGAGAGGGACAGAGACAGAGCAGAGCAATGGAGTCGAAGCTGTCCGATGCCGCGAGGACCGGGGACGTCCCGACCCTGCTGGATCTGCTCCGGCAGGACCCTCTCATCCTCGACAAGGTCACCGTTCTCTGCCTCTCGGAGACCCCCCTCCACACGGCGGCGCTCCTCGGCCACGTTAAGTTCGTCCAGGAGCTGCTGAACCGTCTGCCCGAGCTGGCGATCGAGCTGGACTACGATGGAAACTCGCCGCTCCACTTGGCCTCGGCGAAGGGCCACGTCGAGGTGGTGAAAGATCTCCTCCGCGTCAGCCCTACTATGG GAAAGGTGAGGAATCTCGATGGCTGGACGCCTTTGCATGTGGCGGCAATCAAGGGCAGAGCGGAGGTCGTGGCTCAGATTGTCCGAGACGTGCCCGAGTTGAGCGGGGTGCTGACGGACCGCAGTGAAACGGTGATGCACCTCTGCGTGTTGAAGAGCAGGAGGGAAGCACTGAAGATGGTGGCCGGAGAAATTATTAGGAAAGGAGGGGACAGTGATCATCAGTTGGTGAATTGGAGGGATTCCGATGGGAACACTGCCCTCCACATCGCCGTAGCCAAGAGGCACGTTGAG ATCGTAAAGTTCCTGCTCACGATCCCTGGATTGAATGTGAACCTGCAGAACAAGAGTGGCTCTACCCCTCTAGATATTCTAATCCATAGCCCCCGGGAACTGGATGACTTGGAAATCCAGGATTCTCTCATAACAGCAGATGCCTCGAGTGCCAAGGAAACTCACTCGATCTCCTCCCGTGCCTACCACCCCTATGACAATCCAATAGGGTGCCCGGAAACCTCAAAATCTCCATCACCAATACTGCAGAAAGGAGGCAGCTTGGCAAAGAAGCTCTCGCAGCCGAAGCATAAGCACGGAACTGACTGGCTGGGCAGGAAGAAGAGTGCCCTCATGGTGGTGGCCTCGCTGATTGCTACTGTGGCATTCCAAGCTGCGATCACGCCTCCAGGAGGGGTCTGGCAGGATGACCTGACAATGGATGCAAATGGCGTGGCGGTCAAGAATCCGCACAGGGCGGGGGCGGCGATCATGGCCTACAACCAGAAGAAGGAGTACGGGCTGTACATGATATTCAACACGATCGCATTCCTGGCATCCCTCAGCATAATCCTGCTGCTAGTAAGTGGGCTTCCAATGAACAAGAAGAGGTGGATGTGGGTCCAGATGGCGATCATGTGGATTGCGATCACCGCTCAGGTCATCACCTACTTCTTAGCGCTGAGGCACATGTCCCCGGACGACGCGGAAAAGAGGCTGCGGGACGTGACCGAGATATCGATGCTTGCATGGCTCTGCCTCGTGATCGTCGTGCTCTTGGGTAACATCGCTCGAATGAACCTCTGGATCCTCAGAAAGTATGGGTTGCTTAAGGGGAAAGAGGAGAAGCCTTCGGCGACACTTGGTGCTGGTGGTGATCATGAACGAGAAGGAGAGGAGGTTTAA